A DNA window from Microcystis aeruginosa NIES-843 contains the following coding sequences:
- a CDS encoding vWA domain-containing protein, whose product MPIGVAEFVENQETRCPVVLLLDTSGSMQGEPIKALNDGIKTFQEDVMRDIQATLSVETAIVTFGRGGVKTVQDFVGIDQFTPPTLTAGDLTPMGKAIELALDLIEDRKAIYRNHGIQYYRPWIFLITDGAPTDQWNLAAQRVKQAEAENRVLFFSVGVQGADMEKLKQISNNPPVLLNGLDFRDLFQWLSNSMKRVSGGKIGAAITLPPVNWGQITT is encoded by the coding sequence ATGCCGATTGGTGTGGCTGAATTTGTCGAAAATCAGGAAACTCGCTGTCCTGTGGTACTACTACTAGATACCTCCGGTTCAATGCAAGGGGAACCGATTAAGGCTCTCAATGATGGCATCAAAACCTTTCAGGAGGACGTGATGCGGGATATCCAAGCGACGTTGAGCGTAGAAACCGCCATTGTTACCTTTGGTAGGGGAGGGGTTAAAACCGTGCAAGATTTTGTCGGGATTGATCAATTTACGCCACCGACTTTAACCGCAGGAGACTTAACCCCCATGGGAAAAGCGATTGAATTGGCCTTAGATTTAATCGAAGATCGTAAAGCGATTTATAGAAATCATGGTATCCAATACTATCGCCCCTGGATATTTTTAATTACTGATGGTGCGCCTACGGATCAATGGAATCTGGCGGCGCAACGGGTAAAACAAGCCGAAGCAGAAAATCGGGTTTTATTTTTTTCTGTAGGTGTTCAGGGTGCTGATATGGAGAAGCTCAAACAGATTTCTAATAATCCCCCCGTGTTACTCAATGGTTTAGATTTTCGGGATTTATTTCAGTGGTTAAGTAACTCAATGAAACGAGTTTCTGGTGGTAAAATTGGAGCGGCGATCACTTTACCACCAGTGAATTGGGGACAAATTACCACCTAG
- a CDS encoding PP2C family serine/threonine-protein phosphatase: MWRTLCQSVVGSFHIQAGLPCQDYGAYQVLGQDVLIGAVADGAGSAKHSDLGAKITVKAALQFLEENLKKTALAATGTEAELEEIFRRLLAYVQQILQEKAEKEQLYINDLATTLLVVLVTSKRLAAMQIGDGFIVFKPLGGNYQLLFQPDKGEYINETTFVTSSNALEDMQIKVLTEPVAFICVATDGVEKVSIDYKNWQPFPPFFQPLEEYLQQTETPLQEDLKEFLMREDLNKLTTDDKTLLLAFCSETGFV, from the coding sequence ATGTGGAGAACATTATGTCAGTCGGTGGTCGGTAGTTTTCATATCCAAGCGGGATTACCCTGTCAAGATTACGGTGCTTATCAAGTATTGGGTCAGGATGTTTTGATTGGAGCCGTGGCCGATGGGGCCGGTAGTGCCAAACATTCGGATTTGGGTGCGAAAATAACAGTTAAAGCAGCGCTGCAATTTTTAGAGGAAAATCTCAAAAAAACAGCATTAGCTGCCACTGGAACTGAAGCCGAATTAGAGGAAATATTCCGGCGACTGTTGGCTTATGTTCAGCAAATTCTCCAAGAAAAAGCTGAAAAAGAACAGTTATATATTAATGATCTGGCGACAACTTTACTGGTTGTTTTGGTTACTTCAAAACGGTTAGCAGCGATGCAGATAGGAGATGGTTTTATTGTGTTCAAACCTCTGGGAGGAAATTATCAGTTATTGTTCCAGCCTGACAAGGGGGAATACATCAATGAAACCACTTTTGTTACTTCTAGTAATGCTTTGGAGGATATGCAAATAAAAGTTTTAACCGAGCCAGTTGCCTTTATTTGTGTGGCGACGGATGGAGTGGAAAAGGTATCGATCGATTATAAAAATTGGCAGCCTTTTCCGCCTTTTTTTCAGCCATTAGAGGAATATTTGCAACAGACAGAAACGCCATTGCAAGAAGACCTCAAAGAATTTTTAATGCGGGAGGATTTAAATAAGTTAACAACCGATGATAAAACCTTACTCCTAGCTTTTTGTTCAGAAACCGGGTTTGTTTGA
- a CDS encoding nucleotidyltransferase family protein has translation MKIDELLKNKREKIIAIAAKHGANNVRIFGSVARGEADEKSDIDLLIDYCSERRSPWFPLPLIRELEALLGCKVDIVTEQGLKDRIRERVLKEAIPL, from the coding sequence ATGAAAATTGACGAATTACTCAAAAACAAACGAGAAAAAATTATTGCTATTGCGGCTAAACACGGCGCAAATAACGTGCGAATCTTTGGTTCTGTCGCACGGGGAGAAGCTGACGAAAAAAGCGATATTGATTTATTAATTGATTATTGTAGCGAACGTCGGAGTCCCTGGTTTCCCTTGCCGTTAATTCGAGAACTTGAAGCCTTGTTAGGCTGTAAAGTTGATATTGTTACCGAACAGGGACTTAAAGATAGAATCAGAGAGCGGGTACTAAAAGAAGCAATACCACTATGA
- a CDS encoding HepT-like ribonuclease domain-containing protein produces the protein MRDDSERLRDILEAIERLEKYARQGKTLFEQQELIQTWIVYHLQIIGEAARATSQEFKARYPEVPWRDASDLRNLTIHEYFRINLEIIWDIVENDIPPLKQQIEAILQELI, from the coding sequence ATGAGAGATGATAGCGAACGCTTGCGGGATATTTTAGAAGCAATTGAGCGTTTAGAAAAGTATGCTCGACAGGGAAAAACCCTGTTTGAACAACAAGAATTAATTCAAACTTGGATTGTCTATCATTTACAAATTATTGGTGAAGCAGCTAGAGCAACTTCTCAAGAATTTAAAGCAAGATATCCCGAAGTTCCTTGGCGAGATGCCAGCGATCTAAGAAACTTAACTATTCATGAATATTTTCGTATCAATCTAGAGATTATTTGGGATATTGTTGAAAATGACATTCCTCCTCTAAAACAACAAATCGAAGCTATTTTACAGGAATTGATTTGA
- a CDS encoding FitA-like ribbon-helix-helix domain-containing protein codes for MADLIVRNIDEAIVKALKKRASQHGISAEAEHRQILEKALLQPQRKSLAEVLRQIPNVGNDSDFDRVQDDTAKPVFD; via the coding sequence ATGGCAGATTTAATCGTCCGCAATATCGATGAAGCCATCGTCAAAGCTCTCAAAAAGCGAGCCAGCCAACACGGGATCAGTGCCGAAGCCGAACACCGCCAAATCTTAGAAAAAGCCTTGCTGCAACCGCAACGAAAATCCCTAGCAGAGGTGCTACGCCAGATTCCCAACGTTGGCAACGATTCAGACTTTGATCGCGTTCAAGATGACACAGCCAAACCAGTATTTGATTGA
- a CDS encoding type II toxin-antitoxin system VapC family toxin, translated as MTQPNQYLIDTNIISELRKKSTANPGVLQFFQQAVEQSAPLYLSVITIGELRRGVDLIRHRGDQHQAELLETWLQTVLEDYTDHILDFTALEAQVWGKLRVPNPHNALDKMIAATALTYGLILVTRNVSDFAGTGVPIINPFESVVSS; from the coding sequence ATGACACAGCCAAACCAGTATTTGATTGATACTAATATTATTAGCGAATTGCGTAAAAAAAGCACAGCCAACCCCGGTGTCCTGCAATTTTTCCAGCAAGCTGTCGAGCAATCCGCGCCGCTTTATCTTAGCGTTATCACTATTGGCGAACTGCGGCGAGGAGTTGACCTGATTCGACATCGTGGCGACCAACACCAAGCCGAACTGTTAGAAACCTGGTTGCAGACTGTTTTGGAAGACTACACCGACCATATTCTAGATTTCACAGCACTTGAAGCCCAAGTTTGGGGCAAATTGCGCGTTCCCAATCCTCATAATGCTCTAGATAAAATGATCGCCGCTACTGCACTCACCTACGGCTTAATCCTAGTCACCCGTAATGTGAGTGACTTCGCTGGCACAGGAGTTCCTATAATCAATCCTTTTGAATCAGTGGTCAGTTCCTGA
- a CDS encoding ISKra4 family transposase (programmed frameshift) has translation MLPCLYEQSPINKFNNLGEIEETVRDLMIQYVNPEIGNFFVKTSTGETAGRTRKVKSILGELPITEKQAKKLEIKSRTQMSPMLEKNCLLLSGDESYEKSAQKIKSLTGIAVSHSTQQRLVHRYAFEELPSNPEVEVEEMSLDGGKVRLRTAKGKALIWRDYKAVSFHQLGVAAFFQDNSALLDLVNSQVLAKPLICLGDGHDGIWNLFREIGEKQERIEILDWYHLIENLYKVGGSFQRIEEVKCFLWKGEVEAAISCCEGWSEPQVENFITYLNKHKHRIVNYGYLQAEGISIGSGSVESKIKQIAHRLKITGASWESGNVPQVLRHRCAYLNGCLF, from the exons ATGCTCCCATGTCTCTATGAGCAATCCCCAATTAATAAATTTAATAACTTGGGAGAGATAGAGGAGACAGTCAGAGATTTAATGATTCAGTATGTCAACCCAGAAATCGGTA ATTTTTTTGTCAAAACAAGCACAGGAGAAACAGCTGGTCGGACAAGAAAAGTGAAAAGTATTTTGGGGGAATTACCAATTACAGAAAAACAAGCGAAAAAATTAGAAATAAAGTCTCGGACTCAGATGAGTCCAATGTTAGAGAAGAACTGTTTGCTATTAAGTGGCGATGAATCCTACGAGAAATCGGCGCAGAAAATCAAATCATTGACAGGGATTGCTGTTTCTCACAGTACCCAACAACGCCTCGTACATCGCTATGCTTTTGAAGAATTACCGTCTAACCCAGAAGTGGAAGTGGAAGAAATGAGCCTAGATGGCGGTAAGGTACGACTAAGAACTGCCAAGGGAAAAGCCTTAATTTGGCGTGATTATAAAGCAGTGAGTTTTCATCAACTGGGGGTAGCGGCTTTTTTTCAAGATAACTCAGCTTTATTAGATTTGGTTAATTCTCAAGTTTTGGCCAAGCCTTTAATTTGTTTAGGAGATGGACATGATGGTATCTGGAATTTATTTCGTGAGATAGGAGAGAAACAGGAAAGAATTGAAATATTGGATTGGTATCATTTAATCGAAAACCTCTATAAAGTTGGCGGGTCATTCCAGCGAATTGAGGAGGTAAAATGTTTTCTCTGGAAGGGGGAAGTGGAGGCGGCTATCTCTTGTTGTGAAGGATGGTCAGAGCCGCAAGTTGAGAATTTTATTACTTATTTAAACAAGCATAAACATCGAATTGTCAATTATGGTTATTTGCAGGCAGAGGGGATTTCCATTGGCTCTGGCTCCGTCGAATCAAAAATTAAACAAATTGCTCATCGTCTTAAAATTACTGGTGCAAGTTGGGAATCTGGTAATGTACCGCAAGTCCTTCGTCATCGCTGTGCTTATCTAAATGGTTGCCTTTTTTAA
- a CDS encoding SUMF1/EgtB/PvdO family nonheme iron enzyme has translation MVRNRPSDPNANLNHISFAWPYSILEDKQGKVVGFLMPEVVGSETLLKLCTPIMRRKYKLETNWYFLHVVARNIAAIIQAIHLKGYVLGDIKLENILVNNRALPTIIDTDSFQVSDPDSSKIYRCLVGSEGFTPAELIGVNIADVDQTEVHDRFRLGVVIYYLLFSGPPFRGLWQGGGDSLEQSELIRRGLWPFSGDKLLVPSNTTIPLNILHPDLHALFLRCFNEGHKFPHRRPTAKEWRGTLEAALKEVVRCGKIDNHYYSRSYGKCYWCERSSNLNLDIFPGKSIATVTPTPSPKVALTPLTNFTENLPKGITLEMVNLPAGQFLMGSPDSDTDARDFEKPQHQVQVNSFAIGKYPVTQAQYQAVMGTNPSHFSNNPQNPVEKVSWDDAQAFCQKLSQITGKTYRLPTEAEWEYACRAGTTTRFYFGDDANQLGDYAWYYGHSQQTTHPVGQKSPNAWGLYDMSGNLWEWCEDNWHDNYIGAPKDGSAWLTNDNDYQIVRGGSWYDYPSFCRSAFRGYYFRRDFINDVGFRVVCVPNVTSTQLPIATVTSTPLPKVAPPAPSSPPPPPAKLTLFSENLPKGITLEMVSLPAGQFLMGSSDSDPDAYQNEKPPHQVQVNSFAIGKYPVTQAQYQAVMGTNPSRFKNWFKNNPQNPVENVSWNDAQAFCQKLSQITGKTYRLPTEAEWEYACRAGTTTRYYFGDDANQLGDYAWYYGNSQDTTHPVGQKKPNAWGLYWDLNKFQAQTKPKLAL, from the coding sequence ATGGTGAGAAATCGTCCCAGTGATCCTAATGCTAATCTTAACCATATTTCCTTCGCTTGGCCCTATTCTATCTTAGAAGATAAACAGGGAAAAGTCGTTGGGTTTTTAATGCCAGAAGTGGTGGGTTCAGAAACATTATTAAAGCTTTGTACGCCCATAATGAGAAGAAAATACAAGTTAGAAACTAATTGGTATTTTCTTCATGTAGTAGCGCGGAATATAGCCGCTATTATCCAAGCAATTCACCTTAAAGGTTATGTTTTGGGAGACATCAAGCTAGAAAATATCTTAGTGAATAATCGGGCGTTGCCTACAATTATTGATACAGATTCATTTCAAGTATCAGATCCGGATAGTAGTAAAATATATCGGTGTTTAGTTGGTTCAGAAGGATTTACGCCGGCGGAATTAATCGGAGTGAATATAGCAGATGTAGATCAAACAGAAGTGCATGATCGCTTTCGATTAGGAGTTGTTATTTATTATCTACTATTTAGCGGGCCGCCGTTTCGGGGATTGTGGCAAGGAGGAGGGGATTCCTTGGAACAGTCGGAACTAATTCGACGGGGACTCTGGCCTTTTTCTGGGGATAAATTGCTTGTACCTAGTAATACAACAATCCCATTAAATATTTTACATCCCGACTTACACGCCTTATTTTTGCGCTGTTTCAATGAGGGACATAAATTCCCCCACAGACGACCGACGGCTAAGGAATGGCGTGGTACTTTGGAAGCTGCACTAAAAGAGGTTGTACGCTGTGGCAAAATTGATAATCATTACTACAGTCGCAGTTACGGAAAGTGTTATTGGTGTGAGCGATCTAGTAATTTAAATCTTGATATTTTTCCGGGTAAAAGTATCGCTACTGTGACACCTACACCGTCACCTAAAGTAGCGCTAACTCCACTGACAAACTTTACCGAAAACCTACCCAAGGGAATAACACTGGAGATGGTGAACTTACCAGCAGGTCAATTTCTCATGGGATCTCCTGACAGTGATACCGATGCTAGGGATTTTGAAAAGCCTCAACACCAAGTTCAAGTCAACAGTTTTGCGATCGGTAAATATCCAGTGACTCAGGCACAATATCAAGCGGTAATGGGAACCAATCCCTCTCATTTTTCAAATAATCCCCAAAATCCGGTAGAAAAGGTTAGTTGGGATGATGCTCAAGCTTTTTGTCAGAAATTGAGTCAAATAACCGGGAAAACCTATCGCCTACCGACGGAAGCGGAATGGGAGTATGCTTGTCGTGCGGGGACTACTACTCGCTTTTATTTCGGTGATGATGCTAATCAGTTAGGAGATTACGCTTGGTATTACGGACATTCTCAGCAGACAACTCATCCTGTGGGACAGAAAAGTCCCAATGCTTGGGGACTGTATGATATGAGTGGCAATCTTTGGGAGTGGTGCGAGGACAATTGGCACGATAACTATATCGGAGCGCCAAAAGATGGCAGTGCTTGGCTGACAAATGATAATGATTATCAAATAGTGCGGGGCGGTTCTTGGTACGACTATCCGTCTTTCTGCCGTTCCGCTTTCCGCGGCTACTACTTCCGCCGCGACTTCATCAACGACGTCGGTTTTCGGGTGGTGTGCGTCCCCAATGTGACATCTACACAGTTACCTATCGCTACTGTGACATCTACACCGTTACCTAAAGTAGCGCCTCCAGCGCCCTCTTCGCCACCACCTCCCCCAGCAAAGCTAACTCTATTTAGCGAAAACCTACCCAAGGGAATAACACTGGAAATGGTGAGCTTACCAGCAGGTCAATTTCTCATGGGATCTTCTGACAGTGATCCCGATGCTTACCAGAACGAAAAGCCTCCACACCAAGTTCAAGTAAACAGTTTTGCGATTGGCAAATATCCAGTTACTCAGGCACAATATCAAGCGGTAATGGGAACCAATCCCTCTCGGTTTAAAAATTGGTTTAAAAATAATCCCCAAAATCCAGTAGAAAATGTTAGCTGGAATGATGCTCAAGCCTTTTGTCAGAAATTGAGTCAAATAACAGGAAAAACCTATCGTCTCCCCACAGAAGCGGAATGGGAATATGCCTGTCGTGCGGGGACAACTACTCGCTATTATTTTGGTGATGATGCTAATCAGTTAGGAGATTATGCTTGGTATTACGGAAATTCTCAAGATACAACTCATCCTGTGGGCCAGAAAAAGCCCAATGCTTGGGGACTCTATTGGGACTTAAACAAATTTCAAGCCCAAACAAAGCCTAAACTGGCTTTGTAA
- a CDS encoding IS701-like element ISMae34 family transposase: MKETTPAAMPPCFDRWCRRFDNCFKNEAQKNGFRQYLGGLLGESERKNLTQMANNAVGVVYNRLHHFLTESPWSDRQVNECRLQVMNQCRQTQIPRGFSLIVDDSGHRKSGNLTAGVGRQYLGEIGKTDNGIVAVTTHLYDGKKSVPLDIEIYQPASSLAEGKEDKEFKKKPEIAIDLIDRSLTRGYRPKIVLIDAGYGNNTNFLKALEERKLKYLGGLAKNRKVIIEKEGGVEETIQLEQLAKSLSEKDWEKITLNLDKEKTVWVAVFRAKISQLEGERNLAIVMNASSMEKATEVDYFITNVVEADTVTASWIVRTYTERNWVEVFYREAKGWLGLREYQVRDKRSLLRHFILVFCAYTFILWHQLTGGLQRQWANRPLNTFVEALEAFRTAMSFRFFEWLTENRDVFAAYKASLGFVWA; this comes from the coding sequence ATGAAAGAGACAACCCCAGCCGCGATGCCCCCATGCTTTGACCGATGGTGTCGGCGGTTTGACAATTGCTTCAAAAACGAAGCGCAAAAAAACGGCTTCAGACAATATTTAGGAGGATTATTAGGGGAAAGTGAGAGGAAAAACCTCACTCAAATGGCCAATAATGCCGTCGGAGTAGTTTATAACCGATTACATCACTTTTTGACCGAATCTCCCTGGTCAGACCGTCAGGTGAATGAATGTCGGTTGCAAGTGATGAACCAATGCCGCCAGACGCAAATCCCCCGAGGATTTTCCCTGATTGTCGATGACTCAGGACATCGAAAAAGTGGCAATCTGACCGCCGGAGTTGGCAGGCAGTACCTGGGAGAAATTGGCAAGACAGACAACGGAATAGTCGCCGTCACTACTCATCTCTACGACGGCAAAAAAAGTGTCCCCCTAGACATTGAAATTTATCAACCGGCTAGTTCCTTAGCCGAGGGGAAAGAAGACAAAGAATTTAAGAAGAAACCAGAGATAGCGATAGATTTAATTGACCGGAGCTTAACCAGAGGCTATCGACCGAAAATCGTCTTAATAGATGCTGGTTATGGCAACAACACAAATTTTCTCAAAGCCCTGGAAGAAAGAAAGCTAAAATACTTAGGAGGATTGGCAAAAAATCGAAAAGTAATTATTGAAAAAGAAGGGGGTGTGGAAGAAACAATCCAGCTTGAGCAACTAGCAAAAAGCCTATCAGAAAAGGATTGGGAGAAAATCACCCTAAATCTAGATAAAGAAAAAACGGTTTGGGTAGCGGTATTCAGAGCGAAAATATCTCAACTAGAAGGAGAAAGGAACTTGGCGATCGTCATGAATGCAAGTTCAATGGAAAAAGCCACAGAGGTGGACTATTTCATCACCAATGTAGTTGAGGCAGATACAGTAACAGCTTCGTGGATAGTGAGGACTTACACCGAAAGAAATTGGGTGGAAGTATTCTACCGAGAAGCCAAAGGATGGTTAGGGTTAAGGGAATATCAAGTCAGGGATAAACGAAGCTTACTTCGTCATTTTATCCTGGTGTTTTGTGCCTATACATTTATCCTGTGGCATCAGTTAACTGGGGGATTGCAAAGGCAGTGGGCGAATCGACCTTTAAACACTTTTGTGGAAGCCTTGGAAGCTTTTCGGACAGCGATGTCTTTCCGTTTCTTTGAGTGGCTGACCGAGAATCGGGATGTGTTTGCCGCTTACAAAGCCAGTTTAGGCTTTGTTTGGGCTTGA
- a CDS encoding hemolysin XhlA family protein has product MSVTIEQDLKEILGSINQKLDNLQKDVMDIKIVQARLEEKVDSLEKDIEGVKEDTKELKGSQKGQIWTLIGILGTALLGTVIRYIILPFSQS; this is encoded by the coding sequence ATGTCAGTTACTATTGAACAGGATCTCAAAGAAATTTTAGGTTCAATTAATCAGAAGTTGGATAATCTGCAAAAAGATGTTATGGATATTAAAATAGTACAGGCGAGATTAGAGGAAAAAGTCGATAGTTTAGAAAAAGATATTGAAGGAGTAAAAGAAGATACAAAAGAATTAAAAGGCTCTCAGAAAGGCCAGATTTGGACGTTAATCGGCATCTTGGGAACAGCTTTACTAGGAACAGTCATTCGCTATATTATTCTCCCTTTTTCTCAATCATAA
- a CDS encoding IS630-like element ISMae23 family transposase encodes MPAKDFLDLEEKKNLQKALKEEERAEVRERILMFLLLNDGKTQREIADFIGCSLKTVAPWCVHGDPNNLESLEDGRKNGNHKKATEEYINLLLKIVDEDPKEFGYEFGRWTAARLAEHLEKETRIKLSGSQVRRILRRKKYVYIWAKYSLEDKQDKKLRKAFKEKLDEYLRLAKEKPESIQVWFWDGAFKVATQVRHTAPHECGFSLRVIRRRAWTKKGKRKKVNGQRKRGRVNVMGALRYNDKKRVCFMSKKGNSETFHEQLKKLHEEIRQEWINLGNLPEDFREKRPKIIIILDNASYHKKKDVIEQVEKELPNIRLEFLPAYSPDYNLIELVWHSAKEYIANREFENKEELEKVVNQLLNEGGLIIKWSRKLKNKGNAVNVT; translated from the coding sequence ATGCCAGCAAAAGATTTCCTAGACTTAGAAGAAAAGAAAAACTTACAAAAAGCTCTTAAAGAAGAAGAAAGAGCAGAGGTTAGGGAAAGAATTTTAATGTTTCTCTTGCTAAACGACGGAAAAACTCAACGAGAAATAGCTGACTTTATTGGCTGTTCACTCAAAACGGTCGCCCCTTGGTGTGTTCACGGTGATCCTAACAATTTAGAAAGTCTAGAAGATGGGAGAAAAAATGGAAATCATAAAAAAGCCACAGAGGAATATATTAATTTACTATTAAAAATAGTTGATGAAGACCCGAAGGAATTTGGATATGAATTCGGGAGATGGACAGCGGCAAGATTAGCAGAGCATCTAGAAAAGGAAACAAGAATTAAACTGAGTGGCTCGCAAGTGAGAAGAATATTGAGAAGAAAAAAGTATGTGTATATCTGGGCGAAATATAGTCTAGAAGATAAGCAAGACAAGAAATTAAGAAAAGCATTTAAAGAAAAATTAGATGAATATTTAAGGTTGGCTAAAGAAAAGCCAGAGTCAATCCAGGTATGGTTTTGGGACGGGGCTTTCAAGGTGGCGACGCAGGTTCGCCACACAGCCCCTCATGAGTGTGGATTTAGTTTGAGAGTAATAAGAAGGAGAGCTTGGACAAAAAAAGGAAAGCGAAAAAAAGTGAATGGACAAAGAAAAAGAGGAAGGGTGAATGTGATGGGAGCCTTAAGATATAATGACAAAAAACGAGTCTGTTTTATGAGCAAAAAAGGAAATTCAGAAACTTTCCATGAACAATTAAAGAAACTTCATGAAGAGATTCGTCAAGAATGGATAAACTTGGGAAATCTGCCCGAAGATTTTCGAGAAAAAAGACCGAAAATTATCATCATATTAGACAATGCTAGTTATCACAAAAAGAAAGATGTTATTGAGCAGGTGGAAAAAGAGTTGCCCAATATTAGGCTAGAGTTTTTACCAGCTTATAGTCCAGATTACAACCTAATAGAATTAGTGTGGCATTCCGCTAAAGAGTACATAGCTAATCGAGAATTTGAAAATAAAGAAGAACTGGAAAAAGTAGTCAATCAGCTTTTAAATGAAGGGGGATTGATTATTAAATGGAGTAGAAAACTTAAAAATAAGGGTAATGCTGTCAATGTAACTTAA
- a CDS encoding cysteine synthase A, whose protein sequence is MDIKHGFVDAVGNTPLIRLNSFSEETGCEILGKAEFLNPGGSVKDRAALYIIQEAEKAGTLQPGGTVVEGTAGNTGIGLAHICNAKGYKCLIIIPDTQSQEKIDLLRTLGAEVRTVPAVPYRDANNYVKLSGRLASEMENAIWANQFDNLANRRAHYETTGREIWEQTDGKIDAWVAATGTGGTYAGVAMFLKDQNPQVRCLVADPMGSGLYSYVKTGTITLEGSSITEGIGNSRITANMEGAPIDDAIQIDDPTAIKVVYQLLQKDGLFMGGSVGINVGAAVALAKQMGPGHTIVTVLCDGGSRYQSRLYNPQWLAEKGLA, encoded by the coding sequence ATGGATATTAAACATGGTTTCGTCGATGCGGTGGGTAATACTCCCCTAATTCGTCTCAATAGTTTTAGCGAGGAAACCGGCTGCGAGATTCTCGGTAAGGCCGAATTTCTTAACCCCGGTGGTTCGGTCAAGGATCGGGCCGCTTTATATATTATTCAAGAAGCGGAAAAAGCCGGTACTCTCCAACCGGGGGGAACCGTTGTCGAAGGAACCGCCGGCAATACTGGCATCGGTTTGGCCCATATCTGCAATGCTAAAGGTTATAAATGCCTGATTATCATTCCCGATACCCAATCCCAAGAGAAAATCGACCTATTGAGAACCCTTGGCGCAGAAGTGCGTACTGTTCCCGCCGTTCCCTACCGAGATGCCAATAATTACGTTAAATTATCGGGGAGATTGGCCAGTGAGATGGAAAATGCTATCTGGGCCAATCAATTCGATAATCTGGCTAATCGTCGCGCTCACTACGAAACCACCGGCCGGGAAATCTGGGAACAAACCGACGGTAAAATTGATGCTTGGGTGGCTGCCACAGGAACCGGGGGAACCTACGCGGGGGTGGCGATGTTTTTAAAAGACCAAAATCCGCAGGTGCGCTGCCTGGTGGCGGATCCGATGGGTAGCGGTTTATATAGTTATGTGAAAACCGGGACAATTACCCTGGAAGGTAGTTCAATTACCGAAGGGATTGGTAATAGTCGTATTACGGCTAATATGGAAGGCGCACCCATAGATGATGCCATTCAAATTGATGATCCCACTGCCATTAAAGTTGTTTATCAACTATTACAAAAAGATGGTTTATTTATGGGGGGTTCTGTGGGTATTAATGTCGGTGCTGCCGTGGCTTTGGCTAAACAAATGGGACCGGGCCACACCATCGTTACTGTTCTTTGTGATGGTGGGTCCCGTTATCAATCTCGTTTATATAATCCTCAATGGTTGGCTGAGAAAGGATTGGCTTAA